The following DNA comes from Halorhabdus tiamatea SARL4B.
GGTTCGACCTCGCCGGCCCGGGCCATGCGGGCGATCGCAAGCGCCTCGAAGGTTTCATCGGGGCTCGTGGTGACGATCGTCCCCGCGGACGTTCGATCCCGCCGATGGCCTGCCCGCCCGACGCGCTGGAGCAGCCGGGAGACCTGTCGGGGGCTGTTGTACTGGACGACGTGATCGACCCGCCCGACGTCGATCCCGAGTTCCATCGACGAGGTACACAGCAGCGCGTCCAGATCGCCGTCCTTGAACGCGTCCTCGACCTCGACGCGGGCGTCCGAAGCGAGCGAGCCGTGGTGGATGCCGACGTCCGTGCCGTACTCCTTGAGCCGCGAGCCCAGCGCCTCCGCAGTCTGTCGCGTGTTGACGAACACCAGCGTCGACTCGTGGGTGTCGATCAGTTCGTCGATTTTCCTGACGTGGCTGGCGACCTCGGCATCGGTGACGATCTCGCCGGCGACGTTCTCGTCGCGCTCCTCGATCGAGGGGCGGACGACGTCGATCTCGATGTCGCTACCGGCGTCGATCTCGACGATCGAACACCCGCGATCGCCCGTGAGAAACCGCCCGACTTCTGCGGGATCGCCGACGGTCGCCGAGAGCCCGATCCGCTGGAACGGGCCGGCGAGTTCCCGGAGGCGTTCGAGGCCGACGGTCAGCTGTGCGCCGCGCTTGGCGGCCGCGAGTTCGTGGACTTCGTCGACGACGACGTGGGCGACGTCCGCGAGTCCCTCCCGGAGTTTCTCGCCGGTCAGGATCGCCTGGAGGGTCTCGGGCGTCGTGACGAGGACGTCCGGTGGGTTCTCGGCCTGCTGCTGGCGGCGATACTGGGTGGTGTCGCCGTGGCGGACGTCGATCTCGAGGTCGAGCGTCTCGCCCCACCACTCCAGACGATCCCGCATATCGCGATTCAGCGCCCGCAGCGGGGTGACGTACAGCGCGGCGATCCCGTCGGGCGGATTTCCCTCGATAGCGTCGAAGACCGGCAACATTGCGGTCTCGGTCTTGCCGCTGCCGGTGGGGGCGATCACCAGGGCGTCCGTCCCGTCGGCGATGGGCGGGATCGCGCGGCGCTGTGGCTCGGTCGGCGTCGTGAAGCCCCGATCGGACAGCGCCGACCGGACCGCGTCGCCGAGGTGGGAGAAGACGGCGTCACCCTTGCGCGTCGCCTCGCTCATTGGGCGCTAATTGGGCGCTGAGCCGATTAAACGCGTTGGAAGGTGTGTCCACAGGTGGCAATCCCGTGAGACAGGGGGTATCGGCTGAACACGCCTCCGGGGACACGTTCTTGCCTACCAAACTCATGGAGAACCTATGTACCTCGCCGACGCCGCGTGGCCGGATCTCGAGTCGTACTTCGAGTCGGAGTCGATCGCACTCGTCCCGCTGGGGTCGACCGAGCAACACGGCCCCCACTTGCCGGAAGGCACGGATCACCTCATCGCCGAGGCGTTCGCCCGCGAGGCCGCCGACCAGACCGGATTCCTCCGGACGCCGCCGGTCCGGATCGGCGTCAGCCCACACCACCAGCAGTTCCCGGGGACGATGTCCGTCGATCCGCCCGCCTTCCGCGACTACGTCGAGAGCTTTACCCGAAGTCTCACCACCCACGGCATCGATCGCGTGATCTACGTCAACGCCCACGGTGGCAACGTGGACCACCTCCGGGAGGTCGGCCGACGAGTCCGCGAGGACGGGACCGCGTTTGCGGTCGAGTGGATGTGGGACGAGAGCATTCCCGAACAGGTGAACGACGCCTTCGAACACAACGGTCCCCACGGCGGTCCCAAGGAGACCGCCCTTATCCAGCACCTCCATCCCGATCTCGTCCACGAGGACCGCCTCGAAGACGCACGCGATACCGGCCTAGTCGAAGTGAGCCAGGACGTGGGCCGCGTCCACGGGGCTCGCACGTTCTACGACTCGATCGAGAACAGTGAAAACGGGGTCTTCGGGGACCAGACCGAGGCGACCGCCGAGATCGGCGCGCAACTGTTCGACGCGGCCAGCGACGAACTCGTCGCACTCGCCGAGTGGCTGGACGAGCAACCGTTCGAGGATCTCATGCCGAGGGATCACGTGTAAACCAGATCGTAGGCGGCGGTCATCTCGATCGGGGCATTCTGCCGTCTGGGACGGTTTGATACCGCAGAACACCACCATCGAATGCAGAAATCCATATTTCGGAAATCTGCATTTCGGAAATCTGTATTTCAGAAATTTAGATTTCTTTATCGACTTCCACACCTAGTGGTTTGATACCAACTCACGCGAAACGACTAGACGATGATCGACCCGTCAACCGCGCCGTCGAGGTGATCGGTCGCCTCGCGCTGTCGTTCGGGATCGGCGCGCTCGTCGGCCTGGAACGCGAGCAGAGCGAGTCCGGCGGGACCTTCGCCGGGAGTCGGATGTTCCCGCTGATCGCGCTCTATGGAGCCCTCGTGGCCGGCTTCGTTGTGGTTTCGTCCCGCTGCTCAAATTCGTCCGTACGGCCCGAGTCGCGTCCCATCCAGCAAATAGGCCGTCCCGTCCGCGAGCCCATCCGGTAAAAAGGGCGCGAGGAACGACTGCCCC
Coding sequences within:
- a CDS encoding creatininase family protein — encoded protein: MYLADAAWPDLESYFESESIALVPLGSTEQHGPHLPEGTDHLIAEAFAREAADQTGFLRTPPVRIGVSPHHQQFPGTMSVDPPAFRDYVESFTRSLTTHGIDRVIYVNAHGGNVDHLREVGRRVREDGTAFAVEWMWDESIPEQVNDAFEHNGPHGGPKETALIQHLHPDLVHEDRLEDARDTGLVEVSQDVGRVHGARTFYDSIENSENGVFGDQTEATAEIGAQLFDAASDELVALAEWLDEQPFEDLMPRDHV